In the genome of Leptospira kanakyensis, one region contains:
- the asd gene encoding archaetidylserine decarboxylase (Phosphatidylserine decarboxylase is synthesized as a single chain precursor. Generation of the pyruvoyl active site from a Ser is coupled to cleavage of a Gly-Ser bond between the larger (beta) and smaller (alpha chains). It is an integral membrane protein.): protein METLFQNGSKFNLILGSDILSPYFYLILIASIYLSFRLGFPQIRFLFLALKILTGNMDFKGSKGQLVHSQAFFAGIGSSLLLGSVIGTALAIAYGGIGVLFWIWVMSLFVMPIRFVSSTLAVKFRNQLPSGRYLSGPMYFIEKALRAKWLAVAFSLASLVTVLLFGGIFPFVGLTYITKEGLNLSGLSGPISISVILLFIVIGGVRRVGRAASILAPIGIILFIFGYVSLFSGGMISFFGFLSDVTKEAFSIKALQGGGAFGILRALSASLSTFFLSTETAVGKSSGIAGVVRTDYAAKQGLVSMLASFFEGFVMATLVGFVLYSYGAVNLETILAFPNRILEQKESLPAILFFVSFLCFGILSLAGWFYSGEQNAFYVFGEKFANFFRMLFIGSTLGFAYLYTKYGIDVLSIVMHWGYIAAVITSIPLLVSLMLLGKSANFELKKYLSESGARYEIFKDIYLLFLTLLPKNLISKLFGYFSMFQMPRFMMIPILKAFAKAYKINLSEAELEIKEYASLNQFFTRALRAEARIIDSAANAVVSPTDSKITSFGNINQSTIIQAKGIDYSVKELLGSEKYYPYFTNGKYITFYLSPQDYHRIHSPFAGQILGYYYEPGKLFPVNDLAVLNIRGLFPKNERLITFLQTEYGKIAVIKVGASNVGKIRVTYDNKIVTNNWIRFAKEHHYKDVSIMIDKGSELGRFEMGSTVILVFENDTIDLTNIALGDKIQYGTTVGNFRSKTTKLPVKA from the coding sequence ATGGAAACACTCTTTCAAAACGGATCTAAGTTTAATCTGATTTTAGGATCTGACATTCTCAGCCCTTATTTCTATCTCATCCTGATCGCCTCCATTTATTTGAGCTTTCGGTTAGGATTTCCGCAAATTCGTTTTCTCTTTTTAGCTCTCAAAATCCTTACGGGGAATATGGACTTCAAAGGTTCCAAGGGCCAACTCGTACATTCGCAAGCCTTCTTTGCGGGCATTGGATCTTCCCTCCTTCTCGGTTCTGTCATTGGAACAGCCCTTGCCATCGCCTATGGTGGAATTGGCGTTCTCTTTTGGATTTGGGTGATGAGTTTGTTTGTGATGCCCATTCGTTTTGTGTCCTCGACACTTGCTGTAAAATTTAGAAACCAACTCCCTAGTGGGCGTTATCTTTCTGGCCCCATGTATTTTATCGAAAAAGCATTACGAGCTAAGTGGCTTGCCGTAGCTTTTTCATTGGCAAGTCTGGTCACAGTACTTTTGTTTGGTGGAATTTTTCCTTTTGTTGGACTGACTTATATCACAAAGGAAGGATTAAATCTCTCCGGACTTTCCGGCCCCATCTCCATTTCAGTCATTTTACTTTTTATAGTGATTGGGGGAGTTAGGCGTGTGGGTAGGGCGGCTTCCATTTTAGCGCCCATTGGTATCATTCTTTTTATTTTTGGATATGTGTCCTTGTTTTCTGGTGGGATGATTTCTTTTTTTGGATTTTTATCTGATGTTACAAAAGAAGCATTTTCCATCAAAGCGCTGCAAGGTGGTGGTGCTTTTGGAATTTTGCGAGCACTTTCCGCATCTTTGAGTACCTTCTTTTTGTCTACGGAAACGGCTGTTGGTAAATCTTCTGGAATCGCAGGTGTGGTTCGCACTGATTACGCCGCAAAACAAGGATTAGTGAGTATGCTTGCTTCCTTCTTTGAAGGATTTGTGATGGCCACTCTTGTTGGATTTGTTTTGTATTCGTATGGAGCTGTTAATTTAGAAACCATTTTGGCTTTCCCTAATCGAATTTTAGAACAAAAAGAATCTTTACCTGCAATTTTGTTTTTTGTTTCTTTTTTATGTTTTGGAATTTTGAGCCTTGCTGGTTGGTTTTATAGCGGAGAACAAAATGCATTTTATGTATTTGGTGAAAAGTTTGCCAATTTTTTTAGAATGTTGTTCATCGGTTCAACACTTGGCTTTGCTTATCTTTATACAAAATATGGAATCGATGTCCTTAGTATCGTAATGCATTGGGGTTATATTGCTGCTGTCATCACAAGCATTCCTCTGTTAGTTTCCCTTATGTTACTTGGGAAATCGGCCAATTTTGAACTTAAAAAATACCTTTCTGAGTCAGGTGCAAGATACGAAATATTTAAAGATATTTATCTTTTGTTTCTAACACTCCTTCCTAAAAACCTGATCTCCAAACTGTTTGGTTACTTCTCCATGTTCCAGATGCCACGGTTTATGATGATTCCGATTTTAAAGGCATTCGCAAAGGCATACAAAATTAATTTAAGTGAAGCCGAGTTGGAAATTAAAGAATACGCATCACTCAATCAGTTTTTTACTCGTGCCCTTCGTGCGGAAGCAAGGATCATCGATTCAGCCGCCAATGCAGTGGTTTCTCCAACGGACTCCAAAATTACAAGTTTTGGAAATATCAACCAATCAACAATCATCCAGGCCAAAGGGATTGATTACTCCGTAAAAGAATTGTTAGGTTCCGAGAAATACTATCCATATTTCACTAACGGAAAATACATCACCTTTTATTTATCACCTCAGGATTACCACCGCATCCATAGTCCGTTTGCTGGCCAAATTTTAGGTTATTATTATGAACCTGGAAAACTTTTCCCAGTCAATGATCTGGCGGTTCTCAACATTCGCGGACTCTTCCCGAAAAACGAGAGGCTCATCACCTTCTTACAGACCGAATACGGTAAAATTGCCGTCATCAAAGTTGGGGCATCCAACGTTGGAAAAATCCGTGTTACCTATGATAACAAAATTGTGACAAACAACTGGATTCGTTTTGCGAAGGAACACCATTACAAAGACGTATCCATTATGATCGACAAAGGATCAGAGCTTGGCCGGTTCGAGATGGGCTCTACCGTCATTCTTGTGTTTGAAAATGACACCATCGACTTGACAAACATAGCCCTTGGTGACAAAATTCAATACGGAACCACGGTTGGAAACTTTCGATCCAAAACGACCAAACTGCCGGTAAAAGCCTAA
- a CDS encoding LIC_11366 family protein — MSRCIVILPFLVFMISSVALGSLNAEPSGIEVGMRYGTGERVPGRFDGDLKQFSSTFNPLIFSSVSLNGGKSTNLYEGFVRFLLDSRSRVGFVVGRNDWQMLQLTEVTSDLYYTKLRSEIYSYHVLGMYYFTMPIFRNWEWENGLGVGFTSADWNIWGYSIGEAAPNTRYYNQRGRLRGSGLAYRVETAINRRLYEDTFFQIGLGYHHVAIDKFSGNYNGEMSSFYIRADGRVGVIDDTRIIDATVSTAQTFRRLDMNSGSWVLYFSVFQRFLD, encoded by the coding sequence ATGTCAAGATGTATTGTGATTCTCCCGTTTCTGGTTTTTATGATTTCTTCCGTTGCCCTTGGCTCTTTAAATGCAGAACCTTCGGGGATCGAGGTGGGAATGAGGTATGGAACCGGAGAAAGAGTTCCCGGTCGTTTTGATGGAGACCTGAAACAATTTTCTTCCACCTTTAACCCTCTTATTTTTTCCAGTGTCAGTTTGAACGGCGGTAAATCAACAAACCTCTATGAAGGATTTGTTCGGTTCCTTTTGGATTCACGTTCAAGGGTGGGTTTTGTGGTTGGTCGAAATGACTGGCAGATGCTCCAATTAACAGAAGTTACAAGCGATCTTTATTATACAAAACTTCGTTCGGAAATATATTCCTATCATGTCCTCGGGATGTATTATTTTACCATGCCTATCTTTCGCAATTGGGAATGGGAAAATGGACTTGGGGTGGGTTTTACTTCTGCGGATTGGAACATTTGGGGTTACTCCATTGGGGAAGCCGCTCCGAACACCAGATATTACAACCAAAGAGGGAGATTGAGAGGGAGTGGACTTGCCTACCGTGTAGAAACCGCCATCAATCGAAGGTTATACGAAGATACTTTTTTTCAAATTGGACTTGGATACCACCATGTCGCCATTGATAAGTTTAGCGGGAACTACAATGGGGAAATGTCGAGTTTTTATATTCGAGCTGATGGACGGGTAGGAGTGATTGATGATACGAGAATCATTGATGCCACTGTGAGCACTGCACAAACTTTTAGAAGGTTGGATATGAATTCGGGATCATGGGTTCTTTATTTTTCAGTGTTCCAAAGGTTTTTAGATTGA
- a CDS encoding arsenate reductase family protein yields MNLQIFGTKKCKDSKKAQMFFQERRVNFQFINLQEKEMSKGELRSILGSVKLDDLIDTESKVYEDKNLKYMLYDKEEALLTNPLLFKTPIVRDGKRATIGFVPEIWKQWILESKK; encoded by the coding sequence ATGAACCTCCAAATCTTCGGAACCAAAAAATGTAAAGACTCAAAGAAGGCGCAAATGTTCTTCCAAGAGCGACGCGTAAATTTTCAGTTTATCAACCTCCAAGAAAAAGAAATGAGCAAAGGGGAACTCAGATCCATCTTAGGAAGTGTAAAATTGGATGATCTGATCGATACAGAATCAAAGGTTTACGAGGACAAAAATCTAAAATATATGTTATACGATAAAGAAGAGGCCCTACTCACGAACCCCCTTCTCTTCAAAACACCAATCGTAAGAGATGGCAAACGCGCCACCATTGGATTTGTTCCTGAAATTTGGAAACAATGGATCTTAGAATCTAAAAAATAA
- a CDS encoding polyketide cyclase/dehydrase and lipid transport: MFETVAQSVIHKPVKDVFAYVRNMQNQSIYNSSIISSEVMNGEATEYRVKIDLGILNLTETYVIQEIIENKLIVASCKSNAMTFTDSYEFSDSNGDCLLIVKDKMELKGLFKLSEGIVKMNLKTQMNQNLLSLKKILES; encoded by the coding sequence ATGTTCGAAACAGTTGCCCAGTCGGTAATTCACAAACCTGTGAAAGATGTGTTTGCGTATGTGCGAAATATGCAGAACCAAAGTATATACAATTCCAGTATCATTTCTTCGGAAGTGATGAATGGAGAAGCAACAGAATACAGAGTCAAAATCGATTTAGGGATTCTCAATTTAACAGAAACATATGTGATTCAAGAAATCATAGAAAACAAACTGATTGTTGCTAGTTGCAAATCGAATGCGATGACATTTACCGATAGTTATGAATTTTCTGATTCTAACGGTGATTGCCTACTCATCGTCAAAGACAAAATGGAACTCAAAGGCCTTTTTAAACTGAGTGAAGGGATTGTAAAAATGAACCTAAAAACTCAGATGAATCAAAACTTACTTTCTTTAAAAAAAATTCTAGAATCTTAA
- the lpxD gene encoding UDP-3-O-(3-hydroxymyristoyl)glucosamine N-acyltransferase: MKLKDLAERLGASFTGSGDLEISGIKDLEHHTPVDPSSIYYVASKKYLAKHKKSADVKIALTIDSLASSFPNAIIVPEEGSKVKFIQVISLFEKKPKSEVSISTKASVHPTAKLGKDVTIMDFVVIQENVVIGDRAVIHPNVVLEPNVEVGEETVIKSGVVVYYNCKLGKRNLIHSNTVIGADGFGFYDYAGVRYKVPQIGNVIIGDDVEMGAHCTVDRAALESTTIGNFTKFDDHVHVGHNCRVGNYVYIAGATVLAGSVTIEDGCFLAGQSAVAEHLTMKKGSILLGLSGLAEDSKEKTVYFGIPARPALEMHRINSSLPFLPDVVKGFSKQKKEGS, encoded by the coding sequence ATGAAACTGAAAGATTTGGCTGAACGATTAGGTGCAAGTTTCACCGGTTCTGGTGATTTGGAAATTAGTGGTATCAAAGATTTGGAACACCACACACCAGTAGATCCTAGTAGCATTTATTATGTGGCTTCTAAAAAGTATTTAGCCAAACACAAAAAATCGGCAGATGTAAAAATTGCGCTTACCATTGATTCTTTAGCTTCCTCATTCCCGAATGCCATTATAGTTCCCGAAGAAGGTTCCAAGGTAAAATTCATTCAGGTCATTTCTTTATTCGAAAAGAAACCCAAAAGTGAGGTTTCTATCTCTACGAAAGCAAGTGTTCATCCTACCGCCAAACTTGGTAAAGATGTCACTATCATGGATTTTGTCGTCATTCAAGAAAATGTTGTTATCGGTGACCGGGCCGTCATTCATCCCAATGTAGTTTTGGAACCAAACGTCGAGGTTGGTGAAGAAACTGTAATAAAATCAGGGGTAGTTGTTTATTACAATTGTAAGTTAGGAAAAAGAAATTTGATCCATTCGAACACTGTGATTGGAGCCGATGGTTTTGGTTTTTATGATTATGCGGGCGTTCGTTATAAGGTTCCACAAATTGGAAACGTAATTATTGGCGATGATGTTGAAATGGGTGCACATTGTACGGTAGATCGTGCTGCTCTGGAATCAACAACCATTGGAAATTTTACTAAATTTGATGACCATGTACATGTGGGCCATAATTGTCGTGTAGGGAATTATGTGTACATCGCGGGAGCAACGGTACTTGCAGGATCAGTGACCATTGAAGATGGGTGTTTTCTTGCTGGCCAATCGGCAGTGGCGGAACACTTAACGATGAAAAAAGGATCCATTCTTTTGGGGCTTTCTGGACTAGCAGAAGATTCCAAAGAAAAAACAGTTTATTTTGGAATTCCGGCTAGGCCTGCATTAGAAATGCATCGGATCAATAGTTCTCTCCCGTTTTTACCAGATGTGGTAAAGGGTTTTTCGAAACAGAAAAAAGAAGGAAGTTAA
- a CDS encoding OmpA family protein, with translation MKTTWKGHISITNLKSIVLEFFQTSDDHNMYYQKLNKSLRLLLLTYTVQYFLFTNALVAQEGVVFENPYKKTETLSEQKSFTIYFAKDSSKIPKSDLVRLQNTADFLNQNRNYEVDIHAHANEGKNAATDLIVSEKRSLEVERFLLIHFVEPNQIRRLFFGNSKSPNKTKEHQTLNRRVEINVKPIQ, from the coding sequence TTGAAAACTACTTGGAAGGGACATATTTCAATCACAAATTTAAAATCTATCGTATTGGAATTTTTCCAAACATCCGATGATCATAATATGTACTATCAAAAACTAAACAAGAGCCTTCGTTTGCTTTTGTTAACTTACACTGTTCAATATTTTTTGTTCACAAATGCATTGGTAGCACAGGAAGGAGTGGTTTTCGAAAACCCTTATAAAAAAACTGAAACTCTATCCGAACAAAAATCATTTACCATTTATTTTGCAAAAGATTCTTCAAAAATACCAAAATCGGATTTAGTTCGATTACAAAATACTGCAGATTTTCTAAATCAGAATCGAAATTATGAAGTTGATATTCATGCACATGCAAATGAAGGGAAAAATGCAGCAACCGATTTGATCGTTAGTGAAAAAAGATCTTTAGAGGTGGAACGTTTTTTACTAATTCATTTTGTAGAACCAAACCAAATTAGAAGATTATTTTTTGGGAATTCCAAATCACCAAACAAAACAAAAGAACACCAAACACTAAATCGGCGAGTAGAAATTAACGTAAAACCGATTCAATAA
- a CDS encoding TIGR04282 family arsenosugar biosynthesis glycosyltransferase, producing MKTRLSVTIGEEKTLKIYFELLKITVAVTSKLSIKKIVYWDHLKENPLYDFGFGFENEVQEKGDLGFKMEVAFRKEFQRGAKKILIIGTDCPYLKESILLDAYKKLDESDFVIGPARDGGYYLLGMKEVSPFLFHSIPWSTKDVLSLTIDSIKKENKTYSLMDELGDIDDIDDLKFWKGSDY from the coding sequence GTGAAAACTCGCCTTTCTGTTACCATTGGAGAGGAAAAAACATTAAAGATATATTTCGAGTTACTTAAAATCACAGTTGCCGTCACATCAAAACTCAGTATTAAAAAAATAGTGTATTGGGATCATCTAAAAGAAAATCCATTATATGATTTTGGGTTTGGGTTTGAAAATGAAGTCCAGGAAAAAGGAGATCTTGGTTTTAAAATGGAAGTGGCTTTTCGAAAAGAGTTTCAAAGGGGAGCCAAAAAGATTCTCATCATTGGAACGGATTGCCCTTATTTAAAGGAAAGTATTTTACTCGATGCTTACAAAAAACTCGATGAGTCAGACTTTGTGATTGGTCCTGCTCGGGATGGAGGTTATTATCTTCTTGGAATGAAAGAGGTTTCGCCTTTTCTCTTTCATTCGATTCCGTGGAGTACAAAAGACGTTCTTTCTTTGACCATTGATTCCATAAAAAAAGAAAACAAAACCTATTCGTTAATGGATGAACTAGGTGATATCGACGATATCGATGATTTAAAATTTTGGAAAGGATCCGATTATTGA
- a CDS encoding glycosyltransferase family 2 protein, translating to MQKERVSNVLCIIPARDEESGIERALNGLIANSGLPKSSFIVVNNASRDQTPTIVRKMGLLTLDCPVIGYGNACLVALNWIKNTKLEPDYILFCDADGSDDPKDIQKLIHVIKETKADLVIGSRTIGVVEKGALSPIQIFGNALTCFLILIFFRRKFTDMGPLRILRYPSLVRLQMEDPTWGWNIEMHVKALQLKMDIIEISVNYRKRFAGVSKISGTVSMSIRVGIKILYTFFRLLLFGAHKK from the coding sequence ATGCAGAAAGAAAGGGTGAGTAATGTTCTTTGTATCATTCCTGCACGAGACGAAGAAAGTGGCATTGAACGCGCATTAAACGGATTAATTGCGAATTCTGGATTGCCAAAATCTAGTTTTATTGTAGTGAATAATGCATCTAGGGACCAAACACCGACGATCGTGAGAAAAATGGGACTTCTCACTTTGGATTGCCCCGTGATTGGTTATGGAAATGCCTGTCTTGTTGCGCTCAATTGGATCAAAAATACAAAGTTAGAGCCGGATTATATTCTTTTCTGTGATGCCGATGGTTCAGATGACCCAAAGGACATCCAAAAACTGATCCATGTGATAAAGGAAACTAAAGCAGATTTGGTGATTGGTTCCAGAACCATTGGTGTTGTCGAAAAAGGTGCTTTGTCTCCCATTCAAATATTTGGGAATGCACTCACTTGTTTCTTGATTCTTATTTTTTTCCGGCGTAAGTTTACGGATATGGGGCCACTGCGAATTTTGCGGTATCCATCTTTGGTTCGATTGCAGATGGAAGATCCAACTTGGGGTTGGAATATTGAAATGCATGTCAAAGCTCTGCAACTGAAGATGGATATCATAGAGATTTCAGTAAACTATCGAAAACGATTTGCCGGTGTGTCTAAGATATCAGGAACCGTTTCTATGTCGATTCGTGTGGGAATCAAAATTTTATATACTTTTTTTCGGTTGTTACTCTTCGGTGCCCATAAAAAATAA
- a CDS encoding multiheme c-type cytochrome, with amino-acid sequence MKRNLFILLLVLIVFSIGGFLYLNQREVPIEQVFPGKIWAKPIENLPDLKGVGATTAKNCGNCHTEIYEEWQRSTHANALTDIQFQSELAKPSSPKWICLNCHIPVQNQRETIITGLRNGDYFRPVEIPNPNFNPDMKEEGVTCATCHVRVDSQTKESYVIGGTGGTSPPHPIKIDRKQLLNRCYDCHNETYTLNESLVCSFQTGTELQATHSSQTCSSCHQPEVRRSFVKTSLNKPIRTSHKHGFIGGGVPKRFDLYPDQIRLGYKPGIVLSRLKVENETIEIEIKNKNADHHVTTGDPERFYRLSLVGLDFKGNSIFQTETTIGQEWSWSPQAKKVNDTRIPSGKVYVWKLKQTDLPVVSYLFQATHVRLKNVTSDYMSLSSGYLTSPYKEKVEKIKELYPHSSLVIESLYHVNTKSRKDTPLEDLFKRNAERKGE; translated from the coding sequence TTGAAACGAAATTTATTCATCCTCCTTTTGGTGTTAATCGTATTCAGTATTGGAGGATTTCTTTATCTGAACCAAAGAGAGGTTCCCATTGAACAAGTGTTCCCTGGTAAAATTTGGGCCAAACCAATCGAGAATCTTCCTGATTTAAAAGGAGTAGGAGCTACCACTGCCAAAAATTGTGGGAACTGCCATACAGAAATTTATGAGGAATGGCAACGTTCTACCCATGCCAATGCCCTTACAGATATCCAATTCCAATCAGAACTTGCAAAACCAAGTTCTCCTAAATGGATTTGTTTGAACTGTCATATTCCAGTACAAAATCAAAGAGAAACCATCATCACTGGTTTACGTAATGGAGATTATTTTCGACCTGTTGAAATTCCAAACCCTAATTTTAATCCTGATATGAAGGAAGAAGGGGTTACCTGCGCCACTTGCCATGTAAGAGTGGATTCGCAGACAAAAGAAAGTTATGTGATAGGTGGAACCGGTGGGACTTCACCTCCTCATCCCATTAAAATTGATCGCAAACAATTATTAAACCGTTGTTATGATTGTCATAATGAAACATATACTTTAAATGAATCACTCGTTTGTTCTTTTCAAACAGGGACAGAGTTACAAGCCACACATTCCAGCCAAACTTGTTCTTCTTGCCACCAACCGGAAGTTCGTCGTTCTTTTGTCAAAACTTCGCTAAACAAACCGATTCGAACTTCTCACAAACATGGGTTTATTGGTGGTGGTGTTCCGAAAAGATTCGATTTGTATCCCGATCAAATTCGATTGGGTTATAAACCTGGGATTGTTCTTTCTCGTCTGAAAGTAGAAAATGAAACCATCGAAATCGAAATTAAAAATAAGAATGCAGATCACCATGTGACAACGGGAGACCCAGAACGATTTTACCGTTTGTCACTTGTCGGCTTGGATTTTAAAGGAAATTCAATTTTCCAAACGGAAACAACAATTGGTCAGGAATGGTCTTGGTCACCTCAGGCAAAAAAAGTAAATGATACAAGAATCCCATCGGGGAAGGTATATGTTTGGAAGTTGAAACAAACGGATCTTCCAGTGGTTTCTTATCTTTTCCAAGCAACACATGTTCGTTTGAAGAATGTTACTTCGGATTATATGAGTCTGTCTTCGGGTTACCTGACTTCTCCATACAAAGAAAAAGTAGAAAAGATAAAAGAATTATACCCTCATAGTTCCCTCGTCATTGAGTCTTTATATCATGTAAATACTAAATCTAGAAAAGACACTCCTTTAGAAGATTTATTCAAAAGGAATGCAGAAAGAAAGGGTGAGTAA
- a CDS encoding sulfurtransferase — translation MKVLRCYGIYLFFFSLLGAFFGEPSAGPSVPLTKPVDSPWFLSAELALSLPKYKILDTRSSLPRLKNKVSGAILLSWEDLSRTETPNKGDLLELKLVRKKLNDLGLKQDDNVLVLGDGNSGWGEEGRIVWSLREAGFRQTYWIDGGYSSYEKQIQKKTNPKPETLALTSHFAKNKTSVSAAIFKEEILKGLPSKQHQILDTREPREFTGATPYGESRGGHIPGAKSFFYQELFDAKGNIKSKSEVEVYLKQLGIQKEKPIVAYCTGGVRSAFVVGILRTYGYNAYNYAGSMWEWSNDPKLPLETGN, via the coding sequence GTGAAAGTACTACGTTGTTACGGAATCTATCTATTTTTTTTCTCTCTTCTTGGGGCATTCTTCGGAGAACCAAGCGCTGGGCCCTCTGTCCCTCTGACAAAACCTGTGGACTCTCCTTGGTTTCTCTCTGCTGAATTGGCCCTTTCGCTTCCAAAATATAAAATTCTAGACACTCGTTCTTCTTTGCCTCGTTTGAAAAACAAAGTTTCAGGAGCGATTCTTTTGTCTTGGGAAGACCTTTCTCGCACCGAAACGCCAAATAAGGGAGATTTATTGGAACTAAAATTAGTTCGTAAAAAACTAAACGATTTAGGCCTCAAACAAGATGATAATGTTCTAGTGTTAGGTGATGGAAATTCTGGTTGGGGAGAAGAAGGGCGAATTGTTTGGAGCCTTAGAGAAGCCGGGTTCAGACAAACCTATTGGATTGATGGGGGGTATTCCTCTTATGAAAAACAAATCCAGAAAAAAACAAATCCTAAACCAGAAACTTTGGCGCTCACATCACATTTTGCAAAAAACAAAACCTCAGTTTCTGCTGCTATCTTTAAAGAGGAAATATTAAAAGGATTACCATCCAAACAACACCAAATTTTAGACACAAGAGAACCTAGAGAGTTTACAGGAGCAACACCATACGGGGAATCTAGAGGAGGGCATATACCAGGTGCTAAATCTTTTTTTTACCAAGAGTTGTTTGATGCCAAAGGGAATATCAAATCAAAATCAGAGGTTGAAGTTTATTTAAAACAGTTAGGCATTCAAAAAGAAAAACCCATTGTTGCCTACTGTACGGGTGGGGTTCGTTCTGCTTTTGTGGTTGGAATCCTTCGCACTTACGGATATAATGCATACAACTATGCAGGATCTATGTGGGAATGGTCAAATGATCCTAAACTTCCGTTGGAAACTGGAAATTAA
- a CDS encoding DUF4395 domain-containing protein: MKIGYYPDVVNENVTRIVASTVVFLGVFAILFPNPYVLALLLAGFTLRLSYGPKFEPFAFFTSRYLVPWLGISFVATAGPPKRFAQLIGFLFSVGAIVFFVLDLRLAYQITLATLVFFASLESFLGWCAGCFAFGLLMKLGVIPEEICERCNNLNFNK, from the coding sequence ATGAAAATTGGTTATTATCCGGACGTGGTCAATGAAAATGTCACAAGGATTGTCGCCTCGACTGTCGTATTCCTTGGTGTTTTTGCGATTCTTTTTCCGAACCCTTATGTGCTCGCACTCTTACTTGCCGGGTTTACTTTGCGTTTGAGTTACGGGCCAAAGTTTGAACCGTTTGCTTTTTTTACTTCTAGATACTTAGTCCCTTGGCTCGGAATTTCTTTTGTAGCCACAGCAGGACCACCCAAACGATTTGCACAGCTTATCGGTTTTTTATTTAGCGTCGGTGCCATTGTGTTTTTTGTTTTGGATCTAAGATTGGCTTACCAAATCACTTTAGCAACTCTCGTTTTTTTTGCGTCACTCGAATCTTTTTTAGGATGGTGTGCTGGTTGTTTTGCATTTGGTTTACTGATGAAACTAGGAGTGATTCCGGAAGAAATTTGTGAAAGATGTAACAATCTAAATTTTAATAAATAG
- a CDS encoding helix-turn-helix domain-containing protein: METEIESFSATTENERNVDEVLTVVLGETLKRRRLELGLSMEKLSQLSTVSRGMLGLIESGKTTPSIGILWKLSKSLRIPIGEMIPDLFAQSPRFIGSNEGKRWISPKNTAESRVFYQEERDRLSLVEWKLNSGKVTQFSHLPTAFDIKIYQVSGKTKIKLKTKEIILEPADSAFFPIAELESIENEFGEESKFLWIASKKAR, translated from the coding sequence ATGGAAACAGAAATTGAAAGTTTTTCTGCCACAACAGAAAACGAAAGAAATGTCGATGAAGTGTTAACGGTTGTCCTTGGGGAGACCTTGAAACGCAGAAGGTTAGAACTGGGTTTATCCATGGAAAAACTTTCTCAGCTTTCAACCGTTAGCCGAGGAATGTTAGGACTCATTGAATCAGGAAAAACCACACCCAGTATCGGGATCTTGTGGAAATTATCTAAATCGTTACGGATTCCTATTGGAGAAATGATCCCAGATCTTTTTGCCCAGTCCCCACGGTTTATCGGATCCAACGAAGGAAAACGCTGGATTTCCCCCAAAAATACAGCAGAATCTCGTGTTTTTTACCAAGAAGAAAGAGACCGACTGAGTCTTGTCGAATGGAAATTAAACTCAGGAAAGGTCACACAATTTAGTCACCTACCCACGGCCTTTGATATCAAAATCTACCAAGTTTCTGGAAAAACTAAAATCAAATTAAAAACCAAAGAAATTATTTTGGAACCAGCAGACAGTGCTTTCTTTCCCATTGCGGAACTAGAATCCATTGAAAATGAATTCGGCGAAGAATCTAAATTTCTTTGGATCGCGTCCAAAAAGGCTCGGTAA